CCGGTATGAGTGATAAAGAACAGATAACGCGCCGTGTCAAGTGTCTCGAGCAATGCTTTATCCACATCGCGCAACAGTGTACCGTCACCGAAAGCCGGGAGACTTACACCGGTGGGGAACTCTTTGATCCATGCAATACACTGGTGAACCTTTGCGCTGCTAAGCAAGCCCATAACGACACCCAGACCGCTGACGCTTGCTTTCCCGGTGTTGGTCTTGTCGTTAAACAGGTCTGCTCCTTTGCCGCTTCCTGCCTGACCTATCACCACGCTGACGCGGCTTTTATTCTCACCCGCAAGGTTAACCGGCATTGTGTTGAGCGTGCCCACTTTCGGGGCGTACACGACAGACAGTTCCGCCTCCTCCCCGGCAAGTGCGTCCGCGACACCCTGCAGGGCCGTGAGGTCGTCACCGCTAAGGGTGCGGTCGCCACACCATACGCCGATCTGACGGATACGGCCGGCCGCAAAGTTCTGCACTGTCTTAAGCTCGGCGAATGTCTGGGACTCACCCTGCGGCTTCTCGAAGATCGCCACATACAGGCTTACAGCCGGGTTAATTCGGTAAAGTTCGCTGAGCTGATAGTGAAGCACACGCACGCCCCAGCTTGCTGCATCCTCCTTAATACCCGCAGCCTCCGCCGCGTCAATGGTGCTGAGTGGCTGCACGTGGTCGGTTTTGAACGCGGCCGGAATATCTGCCGCCGGAAGATAGACCACAAAACCGGTTATATGGTCCTCACCGGGCAGAGACTTGGGGACATTGCCGTTCTGTCTCTGTATATTCAGACTTGTTGCCATTACGCTTCCACTTTTAAGGGTACTGCCGAAAATCCCAGACTTTTGCCGTGGTTTCGGGCGTCAGTTTCCTGTTTGAAACACTGGCCGTCGGCTGTCACCCATACTGCCGGGAGACTGTGACGCCGGCACGCTGCTTTACCCACAGCAGTAAGGGCGTCAGTTTCCGCCTTTGCTTTGGCGCGGGCTGCTTTCAGTTTTGCGACCAGTTCCGGCTCGGGCTGGTTCTTGCCTTTGCCTGACTTTTTCGCCGAAGCTGTCTCTAAGGTTGCCGCGACGTGTGCCATCTCCTCCGCAGTGACGGCGCCGGCTTCATTAATCGTTGCCAGATTTTCCGCTGCGATTTCGGCTGTGGTCTTTTCTTTTGTTTCGTTGCTCATATCTTTTTACGTTTTAGATTATATATTTTCCACCCTGCTACTGACAGGATCAGAACTGCAGCCAATATCAGGGTGGCGACTTTCAACCGTTCCCACAGGCTCGGGGCTTTGGTAGCTGTTACCGTCACTTCGTCAAGCGTGCCGCCGTCAATGGTCTGCACCGCTTCGGTTTCGGTCTCGGCTTTCTCCTCGGCGGTAATATCTGCCGCCTCATTACTCTGCTGCTCCTCGCCGTGGGTCTGCCGGATCTTGGCTTTTAACGGTCTT
This genomic stretch from Duncaniella freteri harbors:
- a CDS encoding DUF2586 family protein; its protein translation is MATSLNIQRQNGNVPKSLPGEDHITGFVVYLPAADIPAAFKTDHVQPLSTIDAAEAAGIKEDAASWGVRVLHYQLSELYRINPAVSLYVAIFEKPQGESQTFAELKTVQNFAAGRIRQIGVWCGDRTLSGDDLTALQGVADALAGEEAELSVVYAPKVGTLNTMPVNLAGENKSRVSVVIGQAGSGKGADLFNDKTNTGKASVSGLGVVMGLLSSAKVHQCIAWIKEFPTGVSLPAFGDGTLLRDVDKALLETLDTARYLFFITHTGQAGSYMNDSHTMDSAISDYAAIESVRTMDKAVRGIRTYVKPELGGNVYVDASTGQLASYTVAHLETVANQALEAMERAGELSGYKVEIDPEQDVASTSLVEFVIKNVAVPVMRHVRIKIGFAKSV